TGTTGTCGAGCAGCTCGCGGTCGTGGCTGATCATCAGCACGGTCTTGTCGCTAGCGCGCAGCCGCTGCTCGAGCCAGATCTTGCCGGGGACGTCGAGGTAGTTGTCGGGCTCGTCGAGCAGCAGCACCTCGTCGGGGCCGCTGAGCAGCGACTCCAGCACCAGCCGCTTCTGCTCACCGCCGGACAGGGTCGACAGCGCGCGGTACTTCGCGCGCTCGTAGGGCACCCCCAACGACGCGCTGGTGACCACGTCCCAGGTGACCTCGAGGTCGTAGCCGCCGGCGTCGGCGTACTCCGCCAACGCCTCGGCGTAGCGCATCTGGGTGGCCTCCTCGTCGCTGTCCATCAGCGCGAGCTCGAGGCGGTCCACCTCGTCGGCGGCGGCGCGCACCCGCGGCGGGGCGACGCTCCGCAGCAGGTCGGCCACCGTCGGGTCCTCGCCGAGGCCGGCCTTCACGTCCTGGCGCATGACGCCCAGCCCACCGCTGCGCGTCACGACCCCCGCGTGCGGGACGAGGTCGCCGGTGACGATGCGCAGCAGGGTGGTCTTCCCGGCACCGTTGGCGCCGACCAGCGCGACCTTGGCGCCCTCCCCCACCCGGAACGACACGTCGTCGAGCAGCACCCTCCCGTCGGGCAGCTCGTACCTGACCCCGGCGACGTCCACGTGTCCCACGTCCGAGGATTCTCCGCGATCACCCCGCCTGCGGTCACGTCGATATCGCCGGGCCGGGTCTCGCGCCGCCGGCCGGGTCGCTGCACGAGGTGCGAGCGCAGCGAGCCACGAGACCCGAGACGGGGGGTGGCGCGGCGCTTGGTGACCTGCGCCATAGTGACTCCATGCAGCTCGCCCTGTCGCCCGAGGACCAGGCCTTCCGCGAGGAGATGCGGACCTTCTTCACCACCGTGGTGCCGGAGGAGATCCGCACCAAGGTGCTGGAGGGCCGAGAGCTCTCCAAGGAGGAGATCGCCGGCAGCATGAAGCTGCTCGACGACCACGACCTCGCCGTCCCGCACTGGCCCGAGGAGTGGGGCGGGCGCGGCTGGAGCGACCTGCGCCGCCACCTCTACCTCGAGGAGATGCAGGCGGCTGGCTGCCCTGTCCCGCTGGCCTTCAACGCCTCCATGATCGGGCCGGTGCTCGCGCAGTTCGCCAGCCAGGAGATGAAGGAGCGCTTCCTCCCGAAGACCCGCTCCTGCGAGATCTGGTGGTCCCAGGGGTTCTCCGAGCCCGACGCCGGCTCCGACCTCGCGAGCCTGCGCACCAGCGCCGTCAGGGACGGCGACGACTGGGTCGTCAACGGCCAGAAGACCTGGACCACCCTGGGTCAGCACGGCGACTGGATCTTCACCCTCGTGCGCACCGACCCCGAGGTGAAGAAGCAGGCCGGCATCTCCATGCTGCTCATCGACATGACCAGCCCGGGGCTCACGGTCCGCCCGATCGAGCTCATCGACGGCGGCCACGAGGTCAACGAGGTGTGGTTCGAGGACGTCCGCGTCCCCGGCGAGAACCTCGTCGGCGAGCCCGGGCAGGGCTGGACGATGGCCAAGTTCCTCCTCGGCAACGAGCGCGTCGGGGTCGCCCCGGTGGGGGCCACGAAGCACGCCCTGGCCCGCGCCAAGCAGCTGGCAGGTGACCGTCTCCAGGAGCCGCTGCTCGCCGCGCGCGTGGCCGAGCTCGAGAACGAGCTGCTCGCCCTCGAGCTGACCGCGCTGCGCGTGGTCGCCCACTCCGCCGACGGCGAGCCCCACCCGGCCTCCAGCGTGCTCAAGCTCAGGGGCACCGAGCTGCAGCAGGCCGTCACCGAGCTGCTCGTCGACCTGGCCGGGCCGGCCGGACTCGCCAGCGGCACCGCGGAGGGCGCCCTGCCCGACTGGGTGCACCGGACGGTCCCGACGTACCTCAACTACCGCAAGGCCTCCATCTACGGCGGCTCCAACGAGGTGCAGCGCCAGATCATCGCCCGCACCATCCTCGGACTCTGAGAGGCAGACAGTCATGGACTTCACCTACGACGACGAGCAGGACGCCCTGCGCGACGCGGTCCGCGGGCTGCTGGGCAAGGCCTACTCCGACTTCGAGCAGCGCCGCCAGACCTGCAAGGCCGACCCCGGCTTCAGCGAGCAGGTCTGGTCGCAGATGGCCGAGATGGGCCTGCTGGGGCTGCCGTTCTCGGAGGAGGACGGCGGTGTCGGCGCCGGCCCGGTCGAGATCGCGATCGTGTGCCAGGAGATCGGTCGCGTCATCGCGCCCGAGCCCTACCTGCAGGCGGTCGTCCTGGCGGGCGGGCTCGTGCAGGCCTGCGGCACCCCCGAGCAGCGCCAGGACGTCCTCGGCGCCCTGGCCGGCGGCGAGCGGCTGCTGGCCTTCGCCCACGACGAGCCCGGCTCGCGGTGGGCCCCCACCGCGTCGGCGGTCACCGCCGCCCAGGACGGCGACTCCTGGTCGCTGACCGGCACCAAGGAGCCGGTCGTCCAGGGCGCGCGCGCCGACCAGCTGGTCGTCAGCGCCGCCCTGCCCGACGGCGGCACGGGGCTGTTCCTCGTCGACGCCGACGCCATCGAGCGCACCGACTACCCGACGTACGACGGTGGGCGGGCCGCGCAGGTCACCTTCGACGCGACCCCGGCGACCCCGTTGGGCGAGCCGGGCCGCGACCTGGCCGGCAGCATCGCGACGGTCCAGGACATCGCCCGGATCATGGCGGCCAACATCGCCGTCGGTGCGATGGAGACCGCGTTGCGCACGACCAGCGGCTACCTCACCAGTCGCAAGCAGTTCGGGGTCACCCTCAACACCTTCCAGGCGCTGACCTTCCGGGCCGCCGACATGTACGTCTCCCTGGAGCTGGCCACGAGCGTGGTCTCCTGGGCCACCATGGTGCTGCAGACCGGGGACGTCGCCCGGGTGCGCGACGCCGCCGCCCGGGCCGGCCTCCAGGCCAGCCGGGCCGGGCGCCACATCGGTCAGGAGGCGATCCAGCTGCACGGCGGCATCGGCATGACCGCCGAGTACTCCGTCGGCTCCTACACCGCCGTGCTCACCGCGCTCGACCACCTGCTGGGCGACGGCGACCACCACCTCGTCGACCTGGCCGGGTCCGTGGCCGACCACGGCGCCATCGACCCGCTCGCCGTCGGCTGAGGCCGGGGACCACCACGATGACCGAGACGACCGGGACGCACCCCGACCTCGACCCCGCCACCGGTGCGCTGCTGGCGTTCCTGGCCGCGGCCGGCACCCCGCCGATGTCGCAGCAGACGCCCGAGCAGGCGCGCGCGGGGTTCCGCACGCTCGCCGTCGACCTGCGTGACGACTCGCTGCTGCCACCGATGGCGGAGGTCCGCGACGTCGAGGTCCCCGGTGGCGCCGGCCCCCGGCCCGCCCGGGTCTACCGGCCGCACGCCGAGGGCCCGCTGCCCACCGTGCTCTTCCTGCACGGCGGCGGCTTCGTCATCGGCGACCTCGACACCCACGACCTGACCTGCCGCACCATCGCCGAGCACAGCCGCGCGGTCGTCGTCTCCCTCGACTACCGCCTGGCTCCCGAGCATCCGTTCCCGGCCGCGGTCGAGGACACGCTGGCGGCCGCCGAGTGGCTCGTGGAGCACACCGGCGACCTCGGCGGTGACCACCGCACCGCCGTGGCCGGCGACTCCGCCGGCGGCAACCTCGCCGCCGTCACCGCCCAGCACCTGCGCGACCGCGGGCACGACCTCACCGCCCAGCTGCTGATCTACCCCGTCACCGAGATGGGTGCCGACACCGACTCCTTCCGCGACAACGCCGAGGGCTACTTCCTCGACGCCGACACGATGCTCTGGTTCGGCGCCCAGTACGCCGGTCCCGCCGGCGTGGACCCGAGCGACCCACGCCTCTCACCCCGCCACGGCGACCTGGCCGGGCTGGCGCCCGCGGTCGTCGTCACGGCCCAGTTCGACCCGCTGCGCGACGACGGCGACGGCTACGCACGAGCCCTCACCGACGCCGGCGTCCGGGTCGAGCACCGGCAGTTCCCGGGCCTGATCCACGGGTTCGTCGACATGGGGCGCCACTCCCCCGCGGCCGACGCGGCGGTGCTGGAGACCTGCCGGCTCTTCGGGGACCTCCTGCACCGCTGACCCGGGTGGGACAGATCACGGCGGAGCAGGGTCGTGGCTGGTTGGATGGCGGGATGCACGACTGGAACGCACTGCTCACCGCCGCCACCGGCCGCGTCGCCCGGCTGATCGACGAGGTGGACCTCACCGCGTCGGTGCCGGCCTGCCCGGAGTGGTGCGTGGCCGACCTCGTCGAGCACCTCGGCGGGGTCCACCAGTGGGCGCGGCACGCGGTGGTCGAGGGGACCCCCGAGGGTCGCCCGGAGGACGCGCCGACCGACCTCAGCGAGCTCGCCGCGTGGTACGCCGGTCACGCCGGTGACCTCGTCGAGACCCTCGCCACCACCGACCCCACGGCGCCCGCCTGGACGTTCGGCCGCGGTGTCGGCACCGCGGGCTGGTGGGCGCGCCGCCAGACCCACGAGGCCTCCATGCACACCTACGACCTGCTCTCCGCCGCCGGGCGGGACGCGGAGTGGCAGCCCGACCCGGCCGTGGCGTGGGACGGCGTCCGCGAGGTCCAGGACACCTTCTACCTGCGCCAGGTCAAGATGGCCCGCACCGAGCCGCTGCCGGGCACCCTGGTGCTCGAGGCCACCGACGTACCCGCCGAGGCCCCCGGGGCCGGTCCGGTCCGGATCGGCGACGGCGAGCCGCACGTCCACCTGCGCGGCACCGCCCGCGAGCTGCTGCTCCTGCTCTGGCACCGTTCCGAGACCCAGGACCCCGAGGCCGCGGCGCTGCTGCAGCACGCCATCACCCCCTGACGACCCCGAGAGGTCGCTCGCGCACGGTCAGCCGCGCCGGGTCTCCAGGATCCGGAAGCCCTTCGCCGACGCCAACCTGGTCGTCGGCCAGCCCTGCTCGCCCAGCCAGCGCTGCAGCGAGTCGGCCCCGAGGTTCTTCCCGACCACCATCACCGCGCGGCCGCCCGGCGCCAGCCGAGGCAGCCAGGTCAGGAGGAGGTCGTGCAGCGCCTGCTTGCCGACCCGGATGGGCGGGTTGGACCAGATCTCGTCGTACGTCGTCGTCGGCTCGACCTGCTCGGGCAGGACCGCCCGGTAGCGCTCGGCCACCCCGAGGGCGGCGGCGTTCTCGCGGGCCAGCAGCAGCGCCCGCTCGTTGACGTCGACGGCCGTGACCCGCACGGCGGGTGAGGCGACGGCCGCCGCCAGGCCGATCAGCCCGTAGCCGCAGCCGAGGTCGAGGACGTGGCCCTGCGTGGGCGCCTCGGTCTCGCGGAAGAGCACCGCGGTGCCCACGTCGACGCGTCCCCGCGCGAAGACCCCGGACCCGGAGTCGAGGGTGAGGTCGACGCCCCAGACGGACGCCCTGACCGGCTCCCGCCGGAAGGCGACACTGGGGTCGGCGGTGAAGTAGTGCTCGTCGTCGGTCATGCCTGGCCCTCCTGCGCCGTGTCGGCCAACGGCAGCCGGCGGGCCCGGGTCTGCTCGGCGCGCTCGGCCAGCTCGTCGTCCGCGGGGTAGCCGACCTCCTCGAGGGTCAGCCCGTGCGCGTGCGCGACCGTCACCTCCGGCGACCGGCTCGTGGACCCGAGCACCTCGGCCGGCCAGCCCACGTCGCGGCGGCCCTCCCCGACGGCCAGCAGGCACCCCACCAGCGCCCGGACCATCGAGTGGCAGAACGCGTCGGCCCGCACGGTGGCCTCCAGCACCCCGTCGGTGCGCCGTGCCCAAGTGAGGTCGAGCAGGGTGCGGACGGTGGTCGCCCCCTCGCGCTGCTTGCAGAAGGCCGCGAAGTCGTGGAGGCCGACCAGCGGCGCGGAGGCCGCCTGCAACGCCTCGAGCGAGAGCGGTCGGCGCCAGGCCAGGACGTGGGACCTGGTGAGCGGGTCGACCGCCGCCGCCTGGTCGGCCACCCGGTAGACGTAGCGGCGCCAGGTCGCGGAGAACCGTGCGTCGAAGCCCTCCGGCGCCCGGCTCACCGCCCGGACGACCACGTCCGGGGGGAGGATGCCGCCGAGTCGGCGCACCAGTGCCTCCAGCGGCGGCTCGGGCGAGCGCCCCGCCGAGGCCGCCAGCTCCTCGGGGGTCGTGTCCACGTGCAGCACCTGGCCGCGTGCGTGCACGCCCGTGTCGGTCCGACCCGCGCACACGACGGGCACCCGCCGCAGCGTCCCGTCGGCCTCCCGGCGTCGCAGCGCGACGGCCAGGGCCTGCTCCACCTCGCCCTGCACGGTGCGCAGGCCGGGCTGGGCGGCCCACCCGTGGAAGCCGCCACCGTCGTAGGCGAGGTCGATCCGCAGGCGCACGGCCCCATCCTCGCGCAGGCCGGACCCGTCCGGCACATCGAGCCTCGGCTGCGTCTCCGGTCTCAGAGCTCGGTGCGGTACGGCGGGTCGGCCCCGGGCCGCGACACCGTCACCGCTGCGGCACGCGCCGCGTGGGTGAGCAGGTCGGTCACGACGTCGTCGGCGAGCACGGGCAGCCGACCCCCGAGCAGGCCGTGGGTCCACAGCCCGTCCACCAGCGCGGCCGCGAAGGTGTCGCCCGCACCGATGGTGTCGGCGACCGTCACCGGGCGGGAGGCCACGTCGACACGACGGTCGGCCTCCACCCAGCTCGCACCGTCACCGCCCCGGGTCACCACGACGGCACGTGGCCCGAGACCCGCGAGCCGCCCGGCCGCCTCGTCCACCGTCAGGTCGGGCCAGAGGACCTCGAGGTCCTCGTCGCTGACCTTGACCACGTCGACCAGCGAGACCAGGGCCTCCACGGTGGCGACGACCTCCGGCCCGGTGCCGGTGATCGACGGGCGGGCATTGACGTCGTAGGTGATGGTCGCCGCGGCACGCTGCCGCTCGACCAGCGCCCGCACGTCCTCGGCCCCCGGCGACAGCACGGCTCCCAGCGAGCACACGTGCACGGCCAGCGGCCGGGGCTCCGCGGGGACCTCCCCGAGCTGCCAGTCCACGTCGAACTCGTACGACGCCGCGCCGTCCGGGCCGATCGTGGCCACGGCCGAGGACGTCCTCGCCACCACGTTGGGGTCCGACGCCAGGGACACCCCCGCCGTGGAGAGGTGGTCGGCCAGCATGCCGCCGTACTCGTCCTCGGCGAAGGCCGTCGAGAAGCGCACGGGCCGTCCCAGCCGGGCCAGCGCGACCGCGACGTTGGCCGCGCTGCCACCGGCGCGCTCGTTCACCGACCCGTCGCCCGCGTGCACCACGTCGACCAGCGCCTCACCCACCACCAGCACGTCCGGTTCCATGCCCGGTGTCTAGCACGTTGCCTACCCTGGGGCGGTGAGCGTCCTGCCCCTCGACCCGTCCTCGACCGAGCCGCCCTTCGAGCAGCTGCGCCGCCAGGTGGCCTCCCGCGTCGCGCGCGGCGACCTCCCCGCAGGGACGAAGCTCCCCACGGTGCGGGGCCTCGCCACGGAGCTGGGGCTCTCCGCGGGCACGGTCGCGCGGGCCTACAAGGAGCTCGAGGCCGACGGGGTCGTCGTCACCGAGGGCCGGCGCGGCACGTTCGTCCGCAGCAGCGGCGCGGCGTCGTCGCCCGGCGCCGCGGCCGCCGCAGCGACGTACGCCGCCGAGGCCCGTCGACTCGGGCTGGGCCTGGACGAGGCGACGCGGCTGCTGGCCGACGTCTGGTCACCGACCCACTGACCGGGTCGTGCCCCTGAGCGGGCGCCATGGCGCCCGCTCAGGGGCACGACTGCCCGGCGGTGCGGGACGATCAGCGGCGCTTGAGCCAGAACCGGTGCTTCCCGACGGCGTACTCCGTCTGGTCGTAGCCGTCGCGGTTCGTCAGCACCCCGCGGACCGTGAACTTCCCGGCCTCCACGGCGCTGCGGCACACCGAGAAGGTGGTCCGGCCCTTGCGGGGCGACGTCACGCCGTGCACGGAGACCGAGGCGACGTCGGCGCCCGAGCGGTCACGCACGATGAGGTCCAGCAGCCAGTCCTCACCCGCGTGCTTGACCTTGTAGCGCACCGGGTAGTCGCGGCACCCGCGCTTGAGGGTGCCGTCGGAGGCCTTGGCCGACGCGGTCGGCACCTCGGCGCTCTCCGAGCCGGCGATGGCGGTCAGGATCGTGCCGTCCAGCGAGGTCGTGGACGCAGTGGCCGCGGTGGC
This genomic window from Nocardioides marinus contains:
- a CDS encoding carbohydrate kinase family protein, whose protein sequence is MEPDVLVVGEALVDVVHAGDGSVNERAGGSAANVAVALARLGRPVRFSTAFAEDEYGGMLADHLSTAGVSLASDPNVVARTSSAVATIGPDGAASYEFDVDWQLGEVPAEPRPLAVHVCSLGAVLSPGAEDVRALVERQRAAATITYDVNARPSITGTGPEVVATVEALVSLVDVVKVSDEDLEVLWPDLTVDEAAGRLAGLGPRAVVVTRGGDGASWVEADRRVDVASRPVTVADTIGAGDTFAAALVDGLWTHGLLGGRLPVLADDVVTDLLTHAARAAAVTVSRPGADPPYRTEL
- a CDS encoding acyl-CoA dehydrogenase family protein, whose product is MQLALSPEDQAFREEMRTFFTTVVPEEIRTKVLEGRELSKEEIAGSMKLLDDHDLAVPHWPEEWGGRGWSDLRRHLYLEEMQAAGCPVPLAFNASMIGPVLAQFASQEMKERFLPKTRSCEIWWSQGFSEPDAGSDLASLRTSAVRDGDDWVVNGQKTWTTLGQHGDWIFTLVRTDPEVKKQAGISMLLIDMTSPGLTVRPIELIDGGHEVNEVWFEDVRVPGENLVGEPGQGWTMAKFLLGNERVGVAPVGATKHALARAKQLAGDRLQEPLLAARVAELENELLALELTALRVVAHSADGEPHPASSVLKLRGTELQQAVTELLVDLAGPAGLASGTAEGALPDWVHRTVPTYLNYRKASIYGGSNEVQRQIIARTILGL
- the truA gene encoding tRNA pseudouridine(38-40) synthase TruA; protein product: MRLRIDLAYDGGGFHGWAAQPGLRTVQGEVEQALAVALRRREADGTLRRVPVVCAGRTDTGVHARGQVLHVDTTPEELAASAGRSPEPPLEALVRRLGGILPPDVVVRAVSRAPEGFDARFSATWRRYVYRVADQAAAVDPLTRSHVLAWRRPLSLEALQAASAPLVGLHDFAAFCKQREGATTVRTLLDLTWARRTDGVLEATVRADAFCHSMVRALVGCLLAVGEGRRDVGWPAEVLGSTSRSPEVTVAHAHGLTLEEVGYPADDELAERAEQTRARRLPLADTAQEGQA
- a CDS encoding class I SAM-dependent methyltransferase, which encodes MTDDEHYFTADPSVAFRREPVRASVWGVDLTLDSGSGVFARGRVDVGTAVLFRETEAPTQGHVLDLGCGYGLIGLAAAVASPAVRVTAVDVNERALLLARENAAALGVAERYRAVLPEQVEPTTTYDEIWSNPPIRVGKQALHDLLLTWLPRLAPGGRAVMVVGKNLGADSLQRWLGEQGWPTTRLASAKGFRILETRRG
- a CDS encoding maleylpyruvate isomerase family mycothiol-dependent enzyme: MHDWNALLTAATGRVARLIDEVDLTASVPACPEWCVADLVEHLGGVHQWARHAVVEGTPEGRPEDAPTDLSELAAWYAGHAGDLVETLATTDPTAPAWTFGRGVGTAGWWARRQTHEASMHTYDLLSAAGRDAEWQPDPAVAWDGVREVQDTFYLRQVKMARTEPLPGTLVLEATDVPAEAPGAGPVRIGDGEPHVHLRGTARELLLLLWHRSETQDPEAAALLQHAITP
- a CDS encoding GntR family transcriptional regulator; this translates as MSVLPLDPSSTEPPFEQLRRQVASRVARGDLPAGTKLPTVRGLATELGLSAGTVARAYKELEADGVVVTEGRRGTFVRSSGAASSPGAAAAAATYAAEARRLGLGLDEATRLLADVWSPTH
- a CDS encoding acyl-CoA dehydrogenase family protein, whose product is MDFTYDDEQDALRDAVRGLLGKAYSDFEQRRQTCKADPGFSEQVWSQMAEMGLLGLPFSEEDGGVGAGPVEIAIVCQEIGRVIAPEPYLQAVVLAGGLVQACGTPEQRQDVLGALAGGERLLAFAHDEPGSRWAPTASAVTAAQDGDSWSLTGTKEPVVQGARADQLVVSAALPDGGTGLFLVDADAIERTDYPTYDGGRAAQVTFDATPATPLGEPGRDLAGSIATVQDIARIMAANIAVGAMETALRTTSGYLTSRKQFGVTLNTFQALTFRAADMYVSLELATSVVSWATMVLQTGDVARVRDAAARAGLQASRAGRHIGQEAIQLHGGIGMTAEYSVGSYTAVLTALDHLLGDGDHHLVDLAGSVADHGAIDPLAVG
- a CDS encoding alpha/beta hydrolase encodes the protein MTETTGTHPDLDPATGALLAFLAAAGTPPMSQQTPEQARAGFRTLAVDLRDDSLLPPMAEVRDVEVPGGAGPRPARVYRPHAEGPLPTVLFLHGGGFVIGDLDTHDLTCRTIAEHSRAVVVSLDYRLAPEHPFPAAVEDTLAAAEWLVEHTGDLGGDHRTAVAGDSAGGNLAAVTAQHLRDRGHDLTAQLLIYPVTEMGADTDSFRDNAEGYFLDADTMLWFGAQYAGPAGVDPSDPRLSPRHGDLAGLAPAVVVTAQFDPLRDDGDGYARALTDAGVRVEHRQFPGLIHGFVDMGRHSPAADAAVLETCRLFGDLLHR